In one window of Flavobacterium ginsengisoli DNA:
- a CDS encoding NAD(P)/FAD-dependent oxidoreductase — protein MLDYLIVGSGLAGISFAEVALKNNKSILVIDDKSQNSSRIAGGLYNPVILKRFSEVWNAKDHLVLMNEFYDVVEDKLQEKFNFKMPILRKFFSIEEQNNWFAASDKINLAPFLSTKIITKKYQGIDSPFDYGEVLHTGYVKTGQLLESYRAYLKENNLLLEESFHSSFLEILDLGIQYKNIKARNIIFAEGFGLHKNPYFNYLPLDGTKGELFLIKAPDLKLDLIVNTSVFILPVGGNLFKVGATYNWHDKTDLPTEEGKQELLDRIKEIITCDFEIVKHFAGVRPTVADRRPLVGTHEAYSSIHILNGLGTRGVMLGPALAKMLYDNIESGTPIDKEADIKRFHKRYLKSLIPDRP, from the coding sequence ATGCTTGATTATTTAATCGTCGGATCTGGTTTGGCTGGAATTTCTTTCGCTGAAGTTGCGCTTAAAAACAATAAATCTATTTTAGTTATTGATGACAAGTCTCAGAATTCTTCTAGGATTGCTGGAGGTTTATATAATCCAGTAATTTTAAAACGTTTCAGTGAGGTTTGGAATGCGAAGGATCATTTGGTCCTGATGAATGAGTTTTATGATGTCGTGGAAGATAAATTACAAGAGAAATTTAACTTTAAGATGCCAATTCTAAGAAAGTTTTTTTCTATTGAAGAGCAAAATAATTGGTTTGCGGCTTCTGATAAAATAAACTTAGCTCCTTTTTTGTCAACCAAAATAATTACTAAGAAATATCAAGGTATTGATTCTCCTTTCGATTATGGAGAAGTTCTGCATACAGGTTATGTCAAAACAGGACAATTATTAGAAAGTTACAGAGCATATTTAAAAGAGAATAATTTACTTCTGGAAGAATCTTTTCATAGTTCTTTTTTAGAGATTCTCGATTTAGGAATTCAATATAAAAATATTAAAGCACGCAATATCATATTTGCAGAAGGTTTTGGGTTGCATAAAAACCCTTATTTTAATTATCTTCCTTTGGATGGAACAAAAGGGGAGTTGTTTTTAATAAAAGCACCTGATTTGAAATTAGATTTAATTGTTAATACCAGTGTTTTTATTTTACCAGTAGGTGGCAATTTGTTTAAAGTTGGAGCTACTTACAATTGGCACGATAAAACAGATCTTCCTACTGAAGAAGGAAAACAAGAACTTCTAGATCGTATTAAGGAAATTATAACGTGCGATTTTGAAATTGTAAAACACTTTGCAGGAGTACGTCCTACAGTTGCAGATAGGAGACCATTAGTAGGAACTCACGAAGCGTACAGTTCTATTCATATTCTTAACGGACTAGGAACACGTGGTGTCATGCTTGGACCTGCCTTAGCAAAAATGTTATATGATAATATTGAATCGGGAACTCCAATAGATAAAGAAGCCGATATAAAACGTTTCCACAAAAGATATTTGAAATCTCTTATTCCTGACCGGCCTTAG
- the gldN gene encoding gliding motility protein GldN, whose product MKVRNLLVAIVTVLGSLSSNAQSNLLNAKTADQIGIKTPAQMISDNDKPLAYGYVDDRDVLMGKMVWEIIDLNEKINFPLYFPVDTANIGPERRSLYDILTRGIRSGKITEVYADSYFNTKKSLKDIQGALSRVDTTDAGRELINQYPDDFRTRVVKKKVVTGTGKNKKVTYVDQTVGPTRTVPAEYILKQDLTAADVSMYKIKGFWYFDKRQSDLKYRLLGICPVTPDVYTMNSDEKDYIELFWVFFPNAREVLHEGKAFNDKNSAMPISFDQILNSRYFNSVIYKEENVYGDREIKDYIKDNAQSQLLESERVKEKIRNFEEDMWNY is encoded by the coding sequence ATGAAAGTAAGAAATTTATTAGTTGCTATTGTTACTGTTCTTGGAAGCCTATCTTCTAACGCTCAGTCTAATTTACTTAATGCCAAAACTGCCGATCAGATAGGAATTAAGACACCAGCTCAAATGATATCTGATAACGACAAACCTCTAGCATATGGTTATGTTGACGATAGAGATGTTTTAATGGGGAAAATGGTTTGGGAAATTATTGATTTGAATGAAAAAATCAATTTTCCGTTATATTTTCCCGTGGATACGGCTAATATTGGTCCCGAACGACGTTCATTATATGATATTTTGACGAGAGGAATCAGAAGCGGAAAGATAACAGAAGTTTATGCCGACAGCTATTTTAATACAAAAAAGTCTTTAAAAGATATTCAAGGCGCACTATCGCGTGTTGATACTACCGATGCTGGGCGAGAGCTTATTAATCAGTATCCTGATGACTTTAGAACGCGTGTGGTCAAGAAAAAGGTTGTTACTGGAACAGGAAAAAATAAAAAAGTCACTTATGTTGATCAAACTGTTGGGCCAACAAGAACTGTTCCTGCTGAATATATTTTGAAACAAGACTTGACAGCTGCAGACGTTAGTATGTATAAGATTAAAGGATTTTGGTATTTTGATAAAAGGCAAAGTGATTTAAAATATCGTCTGCTCGGAATTTGTCCTGTAACCCCTGATGTTTACACGATGAATAGTGATGAGAAAGATTATATCGAGCTGTTTTGGGTTTTCTTCCCCAATGCACGGGAAGTATTGCATGAAGGAAAAGCTTTTAATGATAAAAATTCGGCAATGCCAATTTCGTTTGATCAGATCTTAAACTCTAGATATTTTAATTCTGTTATCTATAAAGAGGAAAATGTATATGGTGATCGTGAGATTAAAGATTACATTAAAGATAATGCACAAAGCCAATTGCTAGAATCTGAAAGAGTAAAAGAGAAGATTCGTAATTTTGAAGAAGATATGTGGAATTACTAA
- the gldM gene encoding gliding motility protein GldM — protein MAGGKLTPRQKMINLMYLVFIAMLAMNVSKEVISGFGLFNEKFEASNVTSITNNTALLQALDQKAAEAKGEFAVATATAHKVETISKDFYAYLGTLKAQSIKGYEIDKETGKLPYEAMDRGDNIDDWFTGDGYTKKGDAIIVAIQKYKADLKAALGSDKKYANIIAEVEKKFDVSDVKNKEGIKEKYLAYHFKGFPAIASVAKLSAWQNDVQKAETDVYNSALGKAAVQAASYSNYQAIVVLDKNAYFQGEKVTGKVVLGRYDENTKPESVSGAVLDPATGQAKINLTAGSVGEQNIGGQFNFIEDGKKINLPFKGTYVVVPRPNSATISADKMNVVYRGVVNPISVSFAGVADNKVVASAPGLSSAGKPGKYNMSPGQGTETTISVTGTLPNGDKVTDKKTFRIKGIPGPTGTIRGEMGVVKGPRSNLEVATIGAKLLDFDFEVELDVVGFNMKIAGQPTVVVTGNKMNAQCKQVLSRAGKGDQVTISEIKTKLVGAGSYLLPRTAPVIYEIQ, from the coding sequence ATGGCAGGAGGAAAATTAACCCCTAGACAGAAGATGATCAACCTGATGTATCTGGTTTTCATCGCAATGTTAGCAATGAACGTATCAAAAGAAGTTATTTCAGGTTTTGGTTTATTTAACGAAAAATTTGAAGCTTCTAATGTTACATCAATCACAAACAATACTGCTTTATTGCAAGCTTTAGATCAAAAAGCAGCAGAAGCTAAAGGAGAATTTGCAGTAGCAACTGCAACTGCTCATAAAGTTGAAACTATCTCAAAAGATTTTTATGCATATCTAGGAACTTTAAAAGCTCAATCTATAAAAGGATATGAAATTGATAAAGAAACTGGAAAACTACCATACGAAGCTATGGATAGAGGTGATAACATCGATGACTGGTTCACAGGAGATGGTTATACTAAAAAAGGAGATGCAATTATTGTCGCAATCCAAAAGTATAAAGCAGATTTAAAAGCTGCTTTAGGTTCAGATAAAAAATATGCTAACATTATAGCAGAAGTTGAGAAGAAATTTGATGTTTCTGATGTAAAAAATAAAGAAGGTATAAAAGAAAAATACTTAGCTTATCACTTTAAAGGATTTCCTGCAATTGCTTCAGTCGCAAAACTTTCTGCATGGCAGAATGATGTTCAAAAAGCTGAAACTGATGTTTACAACAGTGCTTTAGGAAAAGCTGCTGTTCAGGCTGCTTCTTACAGCAACTATCAGGCAATTGTGGTTTTAGATAAAAATGCTTATTTCCAAGGTGAAAAAGTTACTGGTAAAGTTGTTTTAGGTCGTTATGATGAAAATACTAAACCAGAAAGCGTTTCAGGAGCAGTATTAGATCCAGCTACTGGACAAGCAAAAATTAACTTAACAGCAGGAAGTGTTGGAGAACAAAACATTGGTGGTCAATTCAATTTTATTGAAGACGGTAAAAAAATCAATCTACCATTTAAAGGTACTTACGTTGTAGTTCCAAGACCAAACTCTGCTACAATTTCTGCAGACAAAATGAACGTAGTGTATAGAGGTGTTGTTAACCCTATCTCTGTTTCTTTTGCTGGTGTTGCTGATAATAAAGTTGTTGCTAGTGCTCCAGGTTTATCTTCTGCTGGAAAACCAGGAAAATATAACATGAGCCCAGGTCAAGGTACTGAAACTACAATTTCTGTAACAGGTACTTTACCAAACGGTGATAAAGTAACTGATAAGAAAACATTCAGAATTAAAGGTATTCCTGGTCCAACAGGAACAATTAGAGGTGAAATGGGTGTTGTAAAAGGACCTAGATCTAACCTTGAAGTTGCTACTATTGGAGCTAAACTTCTTGATTTTGATTTTGAAGTTGAGTTAGATGTTGTTGGATTCAATATGAAAATTGCTGGACAACCTACAGTTGTTGTTACAGGAAACAAAATGAATGCACAATGTAAACAAGTACTTTCAAGAGCAGGTAAAGGAGACCAAGTTACTATTTCTGAAATTAAAACTAAACTTGTTGGAGCTGGTAGTTATTTATTGCCAAGAACTGCTCCTGTAATTTACGAAATACAATAA
- the gldN gene encoding gliding motility protein GldN, which yields MKVRNFLIAIFCIAGGFASNAQSNLLNAKTPAQIGLKTPAQLISDNDKPLAYGYVDDRDVLMGKTTWEIIDLNEKINFPMYFPVDTANIGPNRRSLYDVLTKAIKSGKVTEVYTDSYFNTKKSMKDIEGSLSRIDTTDAGRELINQYPDDYKSRVVKKKVVSGKGKNKSVSYVEETVGPTRTVPAEYILKQDLTAADVTQYKIKGYWYFDKRQSELKYRLLGICPVTPDVYTMNSDEKDYIELFWVFFPNAREALHEAKAFNDNNSALPISFDQILNSRRFNAVIYKEENLYGDRAISDYMKDNAQNQLLESERVKEKIRNFEQDMWNY from the coding sequence ATGAAAGTAAGAAATTTTTTAATAGCTATTTTTTGTATCGCTGGAGGTTTTGCTTCTAATGCGCAATCTAATTTGCTAAACGCTAAAACTCCTGCTCAAATTGGACTTAAAACTCCTGCTCAATTAATATCTGATAATGATAAGCCTTTGGCTTATGGCTATGTAGATGATAGAGATGTTTTGATGGGAAAAACAACATGGGAAATCATTGACTTAAATGAGAAGATTAATTTTCCAATGTATTTTCCGGTAGATACAGCTAATATTGGTCCTAATAGACGTTCTCTTTATGACGTTTTAACTAAAGCTATTAAAAGTGGAAAAGTTACTGAAGTGTATACTGACAGTTATTTCAACACTAAAAAATCTATGAAAGACATCGAAGGATCATTATCTCGTATTGATACAACAGATGCAGGTAGAGAGTTAATTAACCAATACCCAGATGACTATAAATCACGAGTTGTGAAGAAAAAAGTTGTTTCTGGTAAAGGTAAAAATAAATCAGTTTCTTATGTTGAAGAGACAGTTGGACCTACAAGAACAGTTCCTGCTGAATATATCTTAAAACAAGATCTTACTGCTGCAGATGTTACTCAGTATAAAATTAAAGGATATTGGTATTTTGATAAACGTCAAAGTGAGTTAAAATATCGTTTACTAGGAATTTGCCCAGTAACTCCAGATGTTTATACAATGAATAGTGATGAAAAGGATTATATTGAATTGTTTTGGGTATTCTTCCCAAATGCCAGAGAAGCTCTGCATGAAGCAAAAGCTTTTAATGACAACAATTCAGCTCTTCCGATCTCATTTGATCAGATTTTAAATTCTAGACGTTTTAACGCTGTTATTTACAAAGAAGAAAACCTTTATGGAGATAGAGCTATTAGCGATTACATGAAGGATAACGCACAAAATCAGTTATTAGAATCTGAAAGAGTGAAAGAGAAAATTCGCAACTTCGAACAAGATATGTGGAACTACTAA
- a CDS encoding formimidoylglutamase encodes MEFDFLEPVNDGIIKFVGALSSQELGSKVVFHTQDQFPDIEQINIAIIGVLEDRTNINMINEVNLSAVRKKLYGMFPGNWDASIADLGDILAGDSVEDTYYALKKVTATLIKNKVIPIVLGGSQDLTYALYRAYDDLEQMVNLVAVDNKFDFGKENESVSANSYLTKIIIDEPNNLFNYCNIGYQTYYNSQEEIDLIEKLFFDAYRLGEISNKITLAEPVFRDADLVSIDLNSVKSSASANMVTFEPNGFNGKEICALARYAGISDKVSSFGIFNHNSTLAESVIISQIVWYFIEGYHYRSKEYPFGSRANYLKYIVPLDDEELIFYKSDKTERWWIEIPFESNGSNKLKRNTLLPCSYDEYLSACNQELPERWWKAQRKNAL; translated from the coding sequence ATGGAATTTGATTTTCTAGAACCAGTTAATGACGGAATTATAAAATTCGTCGGAGCGCTGTCTTCACAAGAGCTTGGAAGCAAAGTTGTCTTTCATACCCAAGATCAGTTTCCTGATATTGAACAGATTAATATTGCTATAATTGGTGTTTTAGAAGACCGTACAAATATCAATATGATTAACGAGGTTAATCTTTCGGCTGTACGTAAAAAGCTATATGGTATGTTTCCTGGTAATTGGGATGCTTCAATTGCGGATCTAGGTGATATACTTGCAGGCGATTCTGTAGAGGATACTTACTATGCATTAAAGAAGGTTACAGCTACATTAATTAAGAATAAAGTCATTCCTATAGTCCTGGGAGGTTCTCAAGATTTGACCTATGCTTTGTATCGTGCTTATGATGATTTAGAGCAAATGGTAAATTTGGTTGCTGTTGATAATAAGTTTGATTTTGGTAAGGAAAACGAGTCAGTTTCAGCCAATTCTTATTTGACAAAAATTATTATTGATGAGCCAAATAACCTTTTTAACTATTGTAATATAGGATATCAGACTTATTATAATTCACAAGAAGAAATTGATTTGATTGAAAAATTATTTTTTGATGCTTATCGATTGGGTGAAATCTCAAATAAAATCACTCTGGCTGAGCCAGTTTTCAGAGATGCAGATTTGGTTAGTATAGATTTGAATTCTGTAAAATCTTCTGCGTCAGCAAATATGGTGACTTTTGAGCCAAACGGATTTAATGGAAAAGAAATTTGCGCTCTAGCTAGATATGCTGGTATAAGTGATAAAGTTTCTTCTTTTGGAATATTTAATCATAATAGCACACTAGCCGAGTCGGTTATTATTTCTCAGATTGTATGGTATTTTATTGAAGGGTATCACTATCGCTCAAAAGAGTATCCGTTTGGAAGCCGAGCAAATTATTTAAAGTATATAGTTCCGTTAGATGATGAAGAATTGATATTCTATAAAAGTGATAAAACAGAACGTTGGTGGATAGAAATTCCATTTGAATCAAATGGGAGCAATAAATTGAAAAGAAATACGTTATTACCCTGTTCTTATGATGAATATTTGTCGGCTTGCAATCAAGAATTGCCAGAAAGATGGTGGAAAGCGCAACGAAAAAATGCTTTATAG